A stretch of Cicer arietinum cultivar CDC Frontier isolate Library 1 chromosome 5, Cicar.CDCFrontier_v2.0, whole genome shotgun sequence DNA encodes these proteins:
- the LOC101505451 gene encoding OBERON-like protein: MRLIVQLKSALDFPEGDEDGYGNENGEDADILPENSAANLSWDVPEEKRERKFEFEVYTCRLIGCELCSHWNHTDCVIREQLIYMGYFVKSGSGPNEMIFMCQACNRTSELLGWVKDVFQHCAPSWYGETLMRELDFVSRIFHGSKYQRGRNLFLKCGDLKKKLKSQKMDSKVACWAILMAFQELDLDSPKNSGNAESGRLIAPHVACNRIVEMVQEAIRKMELVVDKKMRMFKKACLAFEACDRELFDNARRTGELGMERLQQMSLIEAT; this comes from the coding sequence ATGAGGCTAATAGTGCAGTTAAAATCCGCATTGGATTTCCCCGAGGGAGATGAAGATGGTTATGGTAATGAAAATGGTGAAGATGCAGATATTCTTCCAGAGAATTCAGCGGCAAATCTGTCTTGGGATGTTCCTGAAGAGAAAAGGGAGAGGAAGTTTGAATTTGAAGTATATACATGTCGTTTGATTGGATGTGAGTTGTGTTCTCATTGGAATCACACAGATTGTGTTATTCGAGAGCAACTTATCTACATGGGTTATTTTGTAAAGAGTGGATCAGGGCCAAACGAAATGATTTTCATGTGTCAAGCATGCAATAGGACTTCAGAACTATTAGGCTGGGTTAAAGACGTCTTCCAACATTGTGCACCATCATGGTATGGGGAAACCTTGATGAGGGAGCTTGATTTTGTTAGTAGGATCTTTCATGGTAGTAAATACCAACGGGGGAGGAATCTTTTTTTAAAGTGTGGTGATCTCAAGAAAAAACTGAAAAGTCAAAAAATGGATTCTAAAGTAGCATGTTGGGCAATATTGATGGCTTTCCAAGAGCTTGACTTGGATTCTCCAAAGAACTCGGGAAATGCAGAAAGTGGAAGATTGATTGCTCCACATGTGGCGTGCAACAGAATTGTTGAAATGGTGCAGGAGGCTATAAGAAAGATGGAATTAGTAGTTGATAAGAAGATGAGAATGTTCAAAAAGGCTTGCTTGGCTTTTGAGGCTTGTGATCGCGAATTATTCGACAATGCCAGAAGAACAGGAGAACTCGGGATGGAGAGACTCCAACAAATGTCACTGATTGAAGCAACTTGA